DNA from Gammaproteobacteria bacterium:
TTCATGATTGCGAGCGTGATGAGAGAAGAAGAACACCAAATCGATCGCGGCTAACACTGCCGAGAGCGCCGCGAGGTATGGGCGTGCTCCACTCGCTAGCTCGGATACACCGGCGGAACCAAGACCAGCACTGAAAACATTGTGAGCTTATGTAAACGATCATAAAAGGCACGTCTGCGCTGGTGATAGCGCATAGACTTTTCGATCTCGAAATCGAGGCGTGTTATTTTATCGGCAATTTCTGTGGAGGGTCTGTCGGCACAGGAATCGGTATTGGATAAGGCGCTGGACGCTTGCCCGGCACCTGCGTCTTGCCCGGTAGCGGCGGATGGTCCTGGCCCGGTGGAATGCTCATCAGTAGGAATTTCTGCCATAACGGCATGTCTGTCAGCCACATTCATTTACCGACCCTCAATATACTTTCCCAATTAGCTTATATAAAGGGGACAACTGGGAATTATAATGCGCGTCGCCCCCTCGAATTTGTTGGACACCGCGCGTACGAATCATCGAACATGTTCGCATAGCGGCGTTATAGAATCGCTGCGTGAAAGTTTCCGAGGAGATCAGCGCACTCCAAAAAGACGGCTGGAAGCTGGTTGCCACGAAAGGGAGCCACCGTCAATTCAAGCATGCCGTGAAGCGAGGCCGAGTAACAGTCTCCAGCAAACCTAGCGACGATCTGGCGCCCGGCACGTTGAACAGCATCTACAAACGGGCTGGCTGGAAGCAGTGAGGGTGCCATGCGCTATGCGATCGTAATCGAGAAAGCAGAGGCAAACTATTCGGCCTACGTGCCCGATCTGCCTGGCTGCGTCGTTACGGGGCAAACCGCTGAAGAAGCGGAACGGCAGATTCCGGAGGCCATCGTGTTTCACCTCGATGGTATGCGGCAGGATGGTCTGCCTATTCCCAATCCGCGGAGCCAGGTCGAATATGTCGAAGTCGGTTGATGCGGCATCGCCGCCGATGCTTATTGCGCTTTACGGAGTTCCGCGGGTAGCATTTCGCAATCCTGGCATTTGCGAAATGACCCATTCGGGAGATAACGATATGTCGTCCGAAACTAAACGTTCAGACATCGACAACCGCGACCGCCTGATCGCCGAAGCCCGACGCCATCAGGACGAACGGGCCAGGACTTATCGCGAACAGGCGCTCAAGCTGTTTCCCTGGATTTGCGGACGTTGCGGGCGCGAGTTCAGTGGCAAGCGTCTGCGCGAGCTGACGGTCCATCACAAGGACCACAACCACGACAACAATCCCGCAGACGGCAGCAACTGGGAGTTGTTGTGCCTTTACTGTCACGATAACGAGCACGGACGGCAGGCGGTGGCTGACGCATCCGGAAAGATTACGGCCCGCGGACGGCACGAGACATCCGCAACCCACAAGCCGTTCGCCGCTCTTGAGACGTTGCTGAAGAGCAAAACATAGCGGTTACGATCATCGCCGGCGTTGCGCGCATACAAACGAATGCGTCGCGACAACGCCGAGCGCGTCAACAAGCAAAGTCCATCACCTCATGAACATCGAAAAGATCAAGGTGCGTGTCACCGAAAGCGGTCAACTCATGGAAGTCACGGTGCTGAGCAAGCGCACCGAACGCATCCAGATTGTTCTCGGCGAAGGCGTCCACAGCGTCCGCTGCGATCTGTCGCCGGATCGTCTTGGCCGGGCGTACGTCGGTAGCGTGAGAGGCCGCGAGATTGTCTACGAGCGCAGTCGCGACGACGTCCAGGCCGATATCGATAGGGTCGATCCCGACCTGCGCAAGTACAAACGACGTGATCGCAATGCATAGTGACCTCGGGCCGTTCGCGACGGCATCGTCTCTTACCGAGGTTCGTAAGCTCACCGGATTCTTCGAGACGATGACCGCCGACAACAACATCTATCTCGGCTAGCCCGCGCCGAGACGGTTTGGCGATTTCTATATTCGTGCGCGAAACGCGAGAGAATCGCCTATTACTGGGTACTGAAGCTGCCCATCAATGCCTTGGTGGTGCTCGTCTTAGCTGCCGGAGATCTTAAGTATCTCCGAGCGGAATTAGGTAGCGCACCAAGGCCGGGGTGCCCAAGGGCTCGACACAGGCTCAACGACCGAGGACGAGATCATGCGCGCGGCGGCGCTGACCCTCATTCTTGACTCAACAAAAATAGTCGCTCCGCTATTCGCGACACAGCCTGCGTGCTAATGAATCGCTGCCTTATGACTATCTAAACTCGCCGCACAAACGGCAACGGCTGCTATCCATCAAAGCAAC
Protein-coding regions in this window:
- a CDS encoding type II toxin-antitoxin system HicB family antitoxin translates to MRYAIVIEKAEANYSAYVPDLPGCVVTGQTAEEAERQIPEAIVFHLDGMRQDGLPIPNPRSQVEYVEVG
- a CDS encoding type II toxin-antitoxin system HicA family toxin, whose product is MKVSEEISALQKDGWKLVATKGSHRQFKHAVKRGRVTVSSKPSDDLAPGTLNSIYKRAGWKQ
- a CDS encoding HNH nuclease family protein, which produces MSSETKRSDIDNRDRLIAEARRHQDERARTYREQALKLFPWICGRCGREFSGKRLRELTVHHKDHNHDNNPADGSNWELLCLYCHDNEHGRQAVADASGKITARGRHETSATHKPFAALETLLKSKT